From Nematostella vectensis chromosome 14, jaNemVect1.1, whole genome shotgun sequence, a single genomic window includes:
- the LOC5519297 gene encoding cytosolic phospholipase A2 isoform X1: MHLQASYKPCLVFRITVLRGRDISKGKVADLIDTPDPYVKIHIPTAPNGKAQTKVMDDNPNPEWHETFEFLLDPDRENIMEITLMESDLVSDDILDKHTFRLNDLERETRVEQTFKFAETSKVDVEMELCSCPDPSDLRYSIELCDEEMNYLIKRREFVYETMREVLGDRGPKNINEVPTIAVLGSGGGFRAMTAFSGVFCALKDTKILDCATYTAGLSGSAWYLSCLYSHPEWPSIHPRQIVEELRGNVGQKWTRRLVQPSWMYKHMQTISKKRENGQPVSFTDFFGHLVADTIIAGREESKLSEQKDKVAHGAVPLPLYTCVHVKKDVSAHAFCEWLEFTPYEVGFPKYGTFVRSELFGSKFFCGKLMKKFDESTLQYLQGLWGSAFTILLQRVVKDGLKEPDETVSSVQNRGDLRNELEEMIASEEDDHNEDSDDEQASDSDEKDAAKNSNGDDDKEQSKLMEIVEKVIDRFDVFKTRQGRAGLVHNFLRGLQIAPSPDDVDAVAYQQLVSEDKRIFLVDSGLVFNSPYPPLLRPERGVDLYLSFDFSARDKDEEFPFKELLLAEEWAKKNNLPFPPINAHEQYETAGLKECYVFRHPSDPACPVVMHFVLVNKSFREHSKPGVLRLTEADKLQAEFSIFEDPKGPYSTFNFHYPNEPFDRLTSLTEYNTLMCERLIKDVMAECIQRRRDKINPRGRGRVGKCVLQ, encoded by the exons GCTTCGTACAAGCCATGTTTGGTGTTTCGCATCACTGTCCTGCGAGGACGTGACATTTCTAAAGGCAAAGTGGCGGATTTGA TCGATACCCCTGACCCCTACGTCAAAATCCACATTCCTACCGCACCGAATGGAAAAGCCCAAACCAAAGTCATGGATGATAACCCGAATCCTGAGTGGCACGAGACCTTCGAGTTCCTTCTCGACCCAGACAGAGAGAATATTATGG aaatAACTCTGATGGAATCGGATCTTGTAAGCGATGATATTCTGGACAAGCACACGTTTCGACTCAATGACCTGGAACGAGAAACGCGTGTTGAGCAGACCTTCAAGTTTGCCGAG ACCTCTAAAGTAGATGTGGAGATGGAATTATGCAGTTG CCCAGATCCCAGCGATCTTCGCTATAGTATTGAACTGTGTGATGAGGAGATGAACTACCTGATAAAGCGACGAGAGTTTGTCTACGAAACGATGAGAGAAGTGCTAGGAGATCGCGGCCCGAAAAATATCAACGAG GTTCCCACTATCGCAGTTCTCGGATCCGGGGGGGGCTTTCGTGCCATGACAGCCTTTAGTGGCGTATTCTGTGCACTCAAAGACACGAAGATTCTCGACTGTGCGACGTACACCGCTGGCCTTTCGGGCTCAGCATGGTACCTCTCGTGTCTGTACTCGCATCCCGAATGGCCATCGATTCATCCACGACAAATAGTCGAGGAGCTTCGTGGGAACGTCGGTCAAAAGTGGACGCGTCGGCTGGTTCAACCTTCTTGGATGTACAAACACATGCAGACGATAAGCAAAAAGAGGGAAAATGGCCAGCCTGTTAGCTTTACGGATTTCTTTGGGCATTTAGTGGCAGATACTATTATTGCTGGG CGAGAGGAGTCTAAATTGAGCGAGCAAAAGGACAAAGTTGCGCATGGCGCCGTCCCACTACCGCTGTATACTTGCGTCCACGTGAAAAAAGACGTATCTGCGCACGCCTTTTGTG AATGGTTGGAGTTTACACCCTATGAGGTTGGCTTTCCTAAATATGGAACTTTCGTTAGAAGTGAACTCTTCGGAAGTAAATTCTTCTGCGGAAAACTGATGAAAAAGTTTGACGAGTCCACACTACAGTACCTCCAAG GGTTATGGGGAAGCGCGTTCACAATTTTACTTCAAAGAGTTGTCAAGGACGGACTTAAAGAACCCGACGAGACAGTTAGCAGCGTACAGAATAGAGGCGATTTGCGAAATGAATTAg AAGAGATGATCGCTTCCGAAGAGGATGACCATAACGAAGACAGCGATGACGAGCAAGCAAGCGATTCAGATGAAAAAGACGCGGCCAAAAATTCAAATGGTGACGACGACAAAGAGCAGAGCAAATTAATGGAGATCGTAGAGAAGGTTATTGACCGTTTTGATGTCTTCAAAACGAGGCAGGGACGAGCGGGCCTGGTTCATAACTTCCTGCGCGGATTACAGATTGCACCATCGC CCGATGACGTTGACGCTGTCGCGTACCAGCAGCTCGTTTCcgaagacaaaagaatcttcTTAGTAGACAGTGGGCTAGTGTTcaactcaccctaccccccttTACTCCGTCCCGAGAGGGGGGTGGACCTGTACTTATCGTTTGATTTCAGCGCGCGAGACAAAGACGAAGAGTTCCCGTTTAAG GAGCTTTTGCTTGCAGAGGAATGGGCCAAGAAAAACAATCTTCCGTTTCCCCCAATCAATGCGCATGAGCAGTATGAGACCGCTGGCCTCAAGGAATGCTACGTATTTCGTCATCCAAGCGACCCAGCATGCCCCGTGGTCATGCACTTTGTTCTTGTCAACAAGAGTTTTAGAGAGCACTCCAAGCCAG GTGTGCTGCGATTGACAGAAGCCGACAAACTCCAAGCAGAGTTCTCCATCTTCGAGGATCCCAAAGGCCCGTATAGCACGTTCAACTTCCATTATCCTAACGAACCTTTCGACCGTCTCACCTCACTCACGGAATACAACACTTTGATGTGCGAGAGACTTATCAAGGACGTGATGGCGGAGTGTATACAGAGGAGACGTGACAAGATCAACcccagggggagagggagagTAGGGAAATGCGTCTTGCAGTGA
- the LOC5519297 gene encoding cytosolic phospholipase A2 isoform X2 has protein sequence MEITLMESDLVSDDILDKHTFRLNDLERETRVEQTFKFAETSKVDVEMELCSCPDPSDLRYSIELCDEEMNYLIKRREFVYETMREVLGDRGPKNINEVPTIAVLGSGGGFRAMTAFSGVFCALKDTKILDCATYTAGLSGSAWYLSCLYSHPEWPSIHPRQIVEELRGNVGQKWTRRLVQPSWMYKHMQTISKKRENGQPVSFTDFFGHLVADTIIAGREESKLSEQKDKVAHGAVPLPLYTCVHVKKDVSAHAFCEWLEFTPYEVGFPKYGTFVRSELFGSKFFCGKLMKKFDESTLQYLQGLWGSAFTILLQRVVKDGLKEPDETVSSVQNRGDLRNELEEMIASEEDDHNEDSDDEQASDSDEKDAAKNSNGDDDKEQSKLMEIVEKVIDRFDVFKTRQGRAGLVHNFLRGLQIAPSPDDVDAVAYQQLVSEDKRIFLVDSGLVFNSPYPPLLRPERGVDLYLSFDFSARDKDEEFPFKELLLAEEWAKKNNLPFPPINAHEQYETAGLKECYVFRHPSDPACPVVMHFVLVNKSFREHSKPGVLRLTEADKLQAEFSIFEDPKGPYSTFNFHYPNEPFDRLTSLTEYNTLMCERLIKDVMAECIQRRRDKINPRGRGRVGKCVLQ, from the exons ATGG aaatAACTCTGATGGAATCGGATCTTGTAAGCGATGATATTCTGGACAAGCACACGTTTCGACTCAATGACCTGGAACGAGAAACGCGTGTTGAGCAGACCTTCAAGTTTGCCGAG ACCTCTAAAGTAGATGTGGAGATGGAATTATGCAGTTG CCCAGATCCCAGCGATCTTCGCTATAGTATTGAACTGTGTGATGAGGAGATGAACTACCTGATAAAGCGACGAGAGTTTGTCTACGAAACGATGAGAGAAGTGCTAGGAGATCGCGGCCCGAAAAATATCAACGAG GTTCCCACTATCGCAGTTCTCGGATCCGGGGGGGGCTTTCGTGCCATGACAGCCTTTAGTGGCGTATTCTGTGCACTCAAAGACACGAAGATTCTCGACTGTGCGACGTACACCGCTGGCCTTTCGGGCTCAGCATGGTACCTCTCGTGTCTGTACTCGCATCCCGAATGGCCATCGATTCATCCACGACAAATAGTCGAGGAGCTTCGTGGGAACGTCGGTCAAAAGTGGACGCGTCGGCTGGTTCAACCTTCTTGGATGTACAAACACATGCAGACGATAAGCAAAAAGAGGGAAAATGGCCAGCCTGTTAGCTTTACGGATTTCTTTGGGCATTTAGTGGCAGATACTATTATTGCTGGG CGAGAGGAGTCTAAATTGAGCGAGCAAAAGGACAAAGTTGCGCATGGCGCCGTCCCACTACCGCTGTATACTTGCGTCCACGTGAAAAAAGACGTATCTGCGCACGCCTTTTGTG AATGGTTGGAGTTTACACCCTATGAGGTTGGCTTTCCTAAATATGGAACTTTCGTTAGAAGTGAACTCTTCGGAAGTAAATTCTTCTGCGGAAAACTGATGAAAAAGTTTGACGAGTCCACACTACAGTACCTCCAAG GGTTATGGGGAAGCGCGTTCACAATTTTACTTCAAAGAGTTGTCAAGGACGGACTTAAAGAACCCGACGAGACAGTTAGCAGCGTACAGAATAGAGGCGATTTGCGAAATGAATTAg AAGAGATGATCGCTTCCGAAGAGGATGACCATAACGAAGACAGCGATGACGAGCAAGCAAGCGATTCAGATGAAAAAGACGCGGCCAAAAATTCAAATGGTGACGACGACAAAGAGCAGAGCAAATTAATGGAGATCGTAGAGAAGGTTATTGACCGTTTTGATGTCTTCAAAACGAGGCAGGGACGAGCGGGCCTGGTTCATAACTTCCTGCGCGGATTACAGATTGCACCATCGC CCGATGACGTTGACGCTGTCGCGTACCAGCAGCTCGTTTCcgaagacaaaagaatcttcTTAGTAGACAGTGGGCTAGTGTTcaactcaccctaccccccttTACTCCGTCCCGAGAGGGGGGTGGACCTGTACTTATCGTTTGATTTCAGCGCGCGAGACAAAGACGAAGAGTTCCCGTTTAAG GAGCTTTTGCTTGCAGAGGAATGGGCCAAGAAAAACAATCTTCCGTTTCCCCCAATCAATGCGCATGAGCAGTATGAGACCGCTGGCCTCAAGGAATGCTACGTATTTCGTCATCCAAGCGACCCAGCATGCCCCGTGGTCATGCACTTTGTTCTTGTCAACAAGAGTTTTAGAGAGCACTCCAAGCCAG GTGTGCTGCGATTGACAGAAGCCGACAAACTCCAAGCAGAGTTCTCCATCTTCGAGGATCCCAAAGGCCCGTATAGCACGTTCAACTTCCATTATCCTAACGAACCTTTCGACCGTCTCACCTCACTCACGGAATACAACACTTTGATGTGCGAGAGACTTATCAAGGACGTGATGGCGGAGTGTATACAGAGGAGACGTGACAAGATCAACcccagggggagagggagagTAGGGAAATGCGTCTTGCAGTGA
- the LOC5519322 gene encoding katanin p60 ATPase-containing subunit A-like 1, translated as MSVSEICENTKMGREYALLGNYDTALVYYQGVLQQILKLVSQIKDPARKQKWQQVRQEIATEYEHVKDISQTLANFKKDTVHYGGFKHGHEEPTRDPDVWPPPTPVERDSRPAKPMPRPVVKKNDDYSPAGRHAPPAKRPEKPGDRRAGKGAPPSNKPSRPAHGRPGHSKERKEGEKDKGRKSDEKSEDGEKKFDPSGCDKDLVEALERDILQKNPNVHWADIADLHEAKKLLEEAVVLPLLMPDYFQGIRRPWRGVLMVGPPGTGKTMLAKAVATECGTTFFNVSSSTLTSKYRGESEKLVRILFEMARFYAPSTIFVDEIDSICSRRGSDSEHEASRRVKSELLVQMDGVGGSSDDGESKQVMVLAATNFPWDLDEALRRRLEKRIYIPLPTAEGRLELLKINLRGVQMSEDVILEEVANKMDGYSGADITNVCRDASMMAMRRRIKGLTPEEIRNLPKEELDLPVNQEDFDMALKKVSKSVSDADIKKYVDWMTEFGST; from the exons ATGAGCGTCAGTGAGATTTGTGAGAATACTAAGATGGGACGAGAGTACGCCCTCCTTGGGAACTATGACACTGCCTTGGTCTATTACCAGGGTGTCCTACAACAGATACTGAAACTGGTGTCTCAGATTAAGGACCCCGCCAGGAAGCAAAAGTGGCAACAG GTGCGCCAGGAAATCGCAACAGAGTATGAACATGTCAAGGACATCAGCCAGACCTTGGCGAATTTCAAGAAAGATACTGTGCACTATGGAGGCTTCAAACACGGCCATGAAGAGCCTACGAGGGACCCTGATGTCTGGCCTCCGCCAACTCCCGTAGAGAGGGATAGCAG ACCTGCAAAACCAATGCCTCGGCCTGTGGTGAAGAAAAATGATGACTATTCACCTGCTGGCCGACACGCCCCTCCCGCTAAACGGCCAGAAAAACCAGGTGATAGGAGGGCAGGTAAGGGTGCTCCGCCCAGCAACAAGCCGTCACGACCAGCACATGGGCGGCCAGGTCACAGCAAGGAACGTAAGGAGGGTGAAAAGGACAAGGGAAGGAAATCAGACGAAAAG TCTGAGGATGGGGAGAAGAAGTTTGACCCAAGTGGATGCGATAAGGATTTGGTTGAAGCCTTGGAACGAGACATTCTGCAGAAAAACCCTAATGTACACTG GGCTGATATTGCTGACCTACACGAAGCAAAGAAACTCTTAGAAGAAGCTGTTGTTCTGCCATTGCTTATGCCTGACTACTTCCAGGGTATTCGGAGACCATGGCGG GGTGTGTTGATGGTAGGTCCTCCTGGAACAGGCAAGACCATGCTGGCCAAAGCAGTGGCCACTGAGTGCGGGACCACCTTCTTCAATGTGTCATCATCTACACTCACATCCAAGTACCGAGGAGAATCCGAAAAACTTGTCCGTATTCTATTCGAAATG GCCCGTTTCTACGCCCCCAGCACAATCTTTGTAGACGAGATTGACTCTATCTGTAGTCGTAGAGGGTCTGACAGTGAACATGAAGCCAGTCGCCGTGTCAAGTCCGAGCTCCTGGTGCAAATGGATG GTGTCGGAGGTTCATCAGATGATGGTGAAAGCAAGCAAGTCATGGTCCTCGCTGCTACAAACTTCCCATGGGATCTGGACGAGGCTCTCAGGCGTCGACTGGAAAAAAGGATCTACATTCCCCTCCCTACAG CGGAGGGCAGGCTTGAGCTTCTAAAGATTAACCTTCGAGGTGTTCAGATGTCTGAGGATGTCATCCTGGAGGAAGTCGCCAACAAGATGGATGGTTATAGCGGTGCTGACATCACTAACGTGTGCAG GGACGCGTCCATGATGGCCATGCGTCGACGAATCAAAGGTCTCACCCCCGAGGAGATCAGGAACCTCCCCAAAGAGGAGCTTGACCTGCCTGTCAATCAAGAGGACTTTGACATGGCCCTCAAGAAGGTCTCCAAGTCGGTGTCTGATGCAGATATCAAGAAATACGTGGATTGGATGACGGAATTCGGATCAACATAA
- the LOC5519317 gene encoding mitogen-activated protein kinase kinase kinase 7 has protein sequence MDSSFDEDDLQCDSPPGFVEEIDSDELEVIENVGRGAFGVVYKARWREKFIVAVKTIESEAEKKAFIVEVQQLSRVSHRNIIKLYGAVTKHEPVCLVMEYAEGGSLYNLLHWKKSTSRAPIYTASHVISWALQCASGVEYLHSMKPKAIIHRDLKPPNLLLTRCGTVVKICDFGTACDLKTYMTNNKGSAAWMAPEVFEGNNYTEKCDVYSFGIILWEMTSRRKPFDDMAGSPPFRIMWAVHIGRRPPLIKNIPKPIEELITSCWDKDPDKRPSFSRIVIFLNHLMQFFPGADTCLVFPPGSPDLLGEQLLTPGAITGSSTQYSDMSDTVIENPPSDESGGEEEEGAYEVDNEEKEDNLAEEEGLASETPTPVPATPQGHAQIYTPETPSPSGNNHSMGNNGVASKVNVQKNKGKPVSPIPTCLAGKVPLSPDLAHIPRTPGETSATGGSETSQVRTSSPKTTFPGINWPRHGPQVFPNFPVSSHSGLLHQRPLVVNTMSSHDPAGGVNLSPGTHTSPGFPRQLSDPGGNHHSSSSGPSNLPASLFEEVPISAGIYAVPGQHGSVSIPEGLPLYTQQLTGHQLPQHDFPSPTGIGSRYSNSIARPTAVQPGQGNMYPPEDGRVIYVPPTPGQQQKIYYQPSRYQKPAGPSGFTPVPPTTPSNTPIQGLESIEDNMNLEAIRNALREDLTPAEGRPPSSGSSGRSTPTRWHPRTPGSGNSSPCSSSTNSPYVVRKSSDPGKPSPGYGDSHAGYREQRPPEGYVELSPSGYMERPTPGWQQHGAGVTTQGHGMNRSISGPPQTTRKVSWEKDPRIMRRFNSEKTKHTYELLEPHLQPITPNPDIPLSMELFHQHLKYAEEYIKIQTDLGHLLQRKADLERQLEEYEYEQQRSAPYVEQFAMLASEKENLLLLHRNLRTQLEQMQPRQTMPYR, from the exons ATGGATTCCTCGTTTGACGAAGACGATTTGCAGTGCGATTCACCTCCGGGATTCGTGGAGGAGATAGATAGCGATGAGCTAGAAGTCATAGAG AATGTTGGGCGTGGTGCCTTTGGGGTCGTGTACAAGGCTCGGTGGAGGGAAAAATTTATTGTTGCAGTAAAGACCATTGAATCAGAAGCAGAGAAAAAGGCTTTTATTGTTGAG GTCCAGCAACTTTCTAGAGTGAGCCACCGAAATATCATCAAACTATATGGAGCTGTCACTAAACATGAACCG GTTTGCCTTGTTATGGAATATGCTGAAGGAGGTTCACTCTACAACT TGCTTCACTGGAAGAAGTCAACAAGCCGTGCACCCATCTACACAGCGTCCCACGTTATCAGCTGGGCACTACAGTGTGCTAGCGGGGTAGAGTACTTACACAGCATGAAGCCGAAGGCCATCATCCACAGAGATCTAAAGCCACCCAA CCTACTGCTAACTAGATGTGGGACTGTCGTTAAGATCTGTGATTTTGGCACAGCGTGCGATTTAAAGACCTACATGACTAACAATAAAGGAAGTGCTGCATGGATGGCGCCGGAGGTTTTTGAAG GAAATAATTACACAGAGAAATGTGATGTATACAG CTTTGGAATCATTTTGTGGGAAATGACATCTAGAAGAAAGCCATTTGATGACATGGCAGGTTCTCCACCCTTTAGAATCATGTGGGCTGTGCATATTG GTCGCAGACCACCACTGATCAAGAATATCCCCAAGCCAATCGAAGAGCTTATAACCAG CTGTTGGGATAAAGACCCTGATAAAAGGCCATCATTTAGCAGGATTGTCATATTTCTTAATCATCTGATGCAG TTCTTCCCTGGTGCAGACACATGCCTAGTATTCCCACCAGGGTCCCCTGATCTCTTGGGCGAGCAGCTCCTCACCCCTGGCGCAATCACCGGGAGCTCCACCCAGTACAGTGACATGAGCGACACCGTCATTGAAAACCCTCCTTCTGATGAGAGTGGCggtgaggaggaggagggtgCATATGAAGTGGACAATGAAGAAAAGGAGGACAACTTGGCAGAGGAGGAGGGGCTTGCCTCGGAAACCCCTACTCCTGTACCCGCTACCCCACAAGGACACGCCCAAATTTACACCCCTGAGACACCAAGCCCTAGTGGAAATAACCACTCCATGGGGAATAATGGGGTTGCTAGTAAGGTAAATGTCCAGAAAAATAAGGGGAAACCTGTTAGTCCAATTCCTACCTGTCTTGCTGGAAAAGTCCCTCTAAGTCCAGATCTGGCTCACATCCCCCGAACACCAGGTGAGACAAGTGCGACAGGTGGAAGCGAAACAAGTCAAGTTCGCACTTCAAGTCCTAAGACTACATTTCCAGGCATTAACTGGCCAAGACATGGCCCTCAGGTATTTCCAAATTTTCCAGTTTCCAGTCATTCTGGATTATTACACCAAAGACCTTTAGTTGTGAACACTATGTCAAGTCATGACCCTGCAGGAGGTGTTAACCTCAGCCCTGGTACCCACACAAGTCCAGGATTTCCTCGACAGCTCTCTGATCCAGGTGGTAACCATCATTCCAGCAGTTCTGGACCATCCAACCTACCAGCCAGCCTTTTTGAAGAGGTCCCCATTTCTGCAGGCATCTACGCCGTACCTGGACAACACGGCAGTGTGTCAATCCCAGAGGGGCTACCTCTCTACACTCAGCAACTTACCGGACACCAGCTTCCCCAGCACGACTTTCCATCACCAACTGGCATTGGCTCTAGGTACAGCAACTCTATAGCCAGGCCAACTGCCGTGCAGCCTGGACAGGGAAATATGTACCCCCCTGAGGATGGGAGAGTGATATATGTACCCCCGACTCCTGGTCAACAGCAAAAGATTTACTACCAACCCTCAAG ATACCAAAAACCGGCTGGCCCTTCTGGTTTTACCCCTGTTCCCCCAACCACGCCCAGTAACACTCCTATACAAGGACTCGAGAGCATCGAAGACAACATGAACCTGGAAGCAATACGTAATGCTTTACGTGAAGACCTAACCCCTGCCGAAGGGCGACCCCCCTCCAGCGGCTCTAGCGGGAGGTCCACCCCTACAAGGTGGCATCCGAGGACTCCAGGTTCTGGCAACTCTAGCCCTTGCTCCTCCTCAACAAACAGCCCCTACGTAGTCAGAAAGTCCAGCGACCCTGGGAAGCCATCGCCAGGGTATGGGGACAGCCATGCTGGGTACAGAGAGCAGCGGCCACCGGAGGGGTACGTGGAGTTGTCACCCTCGGGGTACATGGAGAGGCCGACGCCTGGGTGGCAGCAGCATGGTGCTGGGGTTACTACTCAGGGCCATGGGATGAACCGGTCAATATCTGGCCCACCTCAGACGACCAGGAAGGTCAGCTGGGAGAAGGATCCACGTATTATGCGTCGATTTAACTCGG AGAAAACAAAGCATACTTATGAGTTGTTGGAACCGCATTTACAG CCCATAACTCCAAACCCCGATATACCGCTCTCCATGGAGCTCTTTCATCAACATCTGAAG TATGCTGAGGAGTACATTAAAATCCAGACCGATCTGGGGCATCTTTTGCAACGGAA GGCAGACCTGGAGCGGCAGCTAGAAGAGTACGAGTACGAGCAGCAACGTAGCGCCCCGTACGTGGAGCAGTTCGCCATGCTCGCCAGCGAAAAG GAGAATCTCCTCCTTCTCCACCGAAATCTTCGAACGCAACTAGAACAGATGCAACCACGTCAAACCATGCCATACCGATAG